A single region of the Anaerostipes rhamnosivorans genome encodes:
- a CDS encoding GNAT family N-acetyltransferase, giving the protein MCINKTDILISQELSVSDFLSLRRQVDFQPLSITQAENILKNTTYITAAYDGSKCIGLTRLLFDYGTDAYITDVIVHPEYQGYGIGKMLIKDVLLFIKEKSSPHTIVTCSLYANKGKEMFYEKLGFSRLPNEKYGGGMAIDL; this is encoded by the coding sequence ATGTGCATAAATAAAACCGACATCTTAATATCTCAGGAACTTTCCGTTTCTGATTTTTTATCCCTCCGCAGACAGGTGGACTTCCAGCCGTTGAGCATAACTCAGGCTGAAAACATATTAAAGAATACCACCTATATCACTGCTGCATATGACGGCAGCAAATGCATCGGCCTGACCCGTCTGCTTTTTGATTATGGAACCGATGCATATATCACAGATGTCATCGTCCACCCTGAGTATCAGGGATACGGCATCGGAAAAATGCTGATCAAAGATGTACTCCTGTTTATAAAGGAGAAATCTTCTCCCCATACGATTGTCACATGCAGCCTTTATGCAAATAAAGGAAAAGAGATGTTTTATGAAAAGCTTGGGTTCTCCAGGCTCCCCAATGAGAAATATGGCGGCGGGATGGCAATCGATCTGTGA
- a CDS encoding MurR/RpiR family transcriptional regulator, with protein sequence MKLDELVNSHYSQLNENDLYIWNYISSHRKECEKLAIDQLAFKCSVSRTTVLRFAQKLSLKGYGELKVFLKLDNQEAKENIGHVDMVCHSYQQVIDSMKDKDCTEILKVFDRARNIYVYGIGMIQSSIKKELKRTFMMSGRLIYDLSGYEEAEKLLSLVTEDDLFIIISVSGENEFINNFTRNLKIRGVPVLSITKLRENTLAHMADYALYVTDTVFSQPFSQIEYDSLTSYFILIEILFLKYMEYQTKKEEKADETGDADRRKL encoded by the coding sequence ATGAAATTAGACGAACTGGTGAACAGCCACTACAGTCAGCTCAACGAGAATGATCTGTACATATGGAACTACATATCCTCACATAGAAAAGAGTGTGAGAAGCTCGCCATAGACCAGCTGGCCTTTAAGTGCAGTGTCTCCAGGACTACAGTTTTGCGGTTTGCCCAGAAGCTGTCCTTAAAAGGCTACGGTGAACTGAAAGTTTTCTTAAAGCTTGACAATCAGGAGGCCAAGGAGAACATTGGCCATGTGGACATGGTGTGCCATTCCTACCAGCAGGTCATTGACAGCATGAAGGACAAAGACTGCACCGAGATCCTAAAGGTATTTGACCGTGCAAGGAATATTTATGTGTACGGAATCGGCATGATCCAGTCATCCATTAAGAAAGAATTAAAGCGTACGTTCATGATGAGCGGGAGGCTGATCTACGACCTGAGCGGATACGAGGAGGCGGAAAAGCTTCTCAGCCTGGTGACCGAGGATGACTTGTTTATCATCATATCTGTCTCCGGAGAAAATGAGTTCATCAACAATTTTACAAGAAATTTAAAGATCCGGGGTGTGCCGGTTTTGTCCATTACCAAGCTCAGGGAAAACACACTGGCCCATATGGCCGACTATGCACTCTATGTGACTGACACAGTGTTTTCGCAGCCGTTCAGCCAGATAGAATACGATTCCCTGACATCATACTTCATTTTAATTGAGATCTTATTTTTAAAATATATGGAGTATCAAACCAAAAAAGAGGAGAAGGCGGATGAGACTGGAGACGCTGATCGAAGAAAACTATGA
- a CDS encoding PTS sugar transporter subunit IIA produces MFGFLKGKKKGDKVFYSMVTGKSIDLSEVDDDMFAGRVLGDGIAVEPEEDTFVAPCTGTVTTVTDTKHAIGLENEDGVQVLIHIGLDTVKLNGKGFDTYVEAGQKVKAGDPLVKVDRKMLKEEGIPDVSMLVFVEPNGHKLSKFYTEQKVEAGTSALVEYE; encoded by the coding sequence ATGTTCGGATTTTTGAAAGGTAAAAAGAAAGGGGATAAAGTCTTTTATTCCATGGTAACAGGAAAGAGCATTGATCTTTCTGAGGTAGATGACGACATGTTCGCAGGCAGAGTATTAGGCGACGGCATCGCTGTGGAGCCGGAGGAAGATACCTTTGTGGCTCCCTGCACGGGAACGGTGACTACAGTGACGGACACAAAACATGCCATAGGACTGGAAAATGAAGACGGTGTTCAGGTTCTGATCCACATCGGGCTGGACACAGTAAAACTGAACGGCAAAGGCTTTGACACTTATGTGGAGGCCGGACAGAAGGTAAAGGCGGGGGATCCGCTGGTGAAAGTGGACCGAAAAATGTTAAAGGAAGAAGGAATTCCGGACGTTTCCATGCTGGTGTTTGTTGAGCCCAACGGGCATAAGCTTTCCAAGTTCTATACAGAGCAGAAGGTGGAAGCAGGAACAAGCGCTCTGGTCGAATATGAATAA
- a CDS encoding ribonucleoside-diphosphate reductase subunit alpha translates to MELLTSIQKEFPQEEYSLKLLYEKFQSFLKQGTRDQEKLLLLVKAAAELTSQEAPKWENIAARIKMLEFELQVQIHLEEYHIHSFYEKILFLTEQNLYGEYILGHYSKEDIQLFSSWIRPERDDLFQYSGLELLLNRYVIRDHQGNPLETPQEMFMGIAMHLAMKETKDRSHWVKRFYDMLSLLQVTMATPTLSNARKPYHQLSSCFIDTVPDSLDGIYKSIDSFAKVSKFGGGMGLYFGKVRASGSSIRGFQGAAGGVIRWIRLANDTAVAVDQLGMRQGAVAVYLDVWHRDLPEFLNLRTNNGDERMKAHDVFPAVCYPDYFWEQARDNIEGDWYLMCPHEILTVKGYSLEDCWGSEWTEKYLDCVRDERIKKRVIPIKEIVRMIIKSAAETGTPFTFNRDHVNRANPNQHKGIIYCSNLCTEIAQNMSASEQTEQKIQIIDGEEVVVTVTKPGDFVVCNLASLSLGNLPVTDYDKLAYVTESAVRALDNVIDLNYFPVPFAEINSKRYRPVGLGVSGYHHMLAKHKIQWESEDHLTFAEKVFSDIHYAALEASSRIAQEKGSYPYYQGSDWQTGAYFSKRNLVNGRWKELQDRIQEHGLRNGYLLAAAPTSSTSIIAGTTAGLDPVMNRYFLEEKKYGLVPRVAPELSMDTFWYYKNAHYIDQTWTVRACGVRQRHIDQAQSMNLYITNEYTFRKVLDLYILAWEQGVKTIYYMRSKSLEVEDCEVCSS, encoded by the coding sequence ATGGAACTTCTTACATCCATACAAAAAGAGTTCCCACAGGAAGAATACAGCCTTAAACTTTTATATGAAAAATTCCAGAGCTTTCTAAAGCAAGGCACCAGGGATCAGGAAAAACTCCTGCTTCTTGTGAAGGCCGCGGCAGAGCTCACTTCCCAGGAAGCCCCCAAATGGGAGAACATTGCGGCACGGATCAAGATGCTTGAATTTGAACTTCAGGTTCAAATTCATTTGGAAGAGTATCACATTCACAGCTTCTATGAAAAGATCTTATTTTTAACGGAACAAAACTTATACGGAGAGTATATTTTAGGCCATTATTCTAAGGAAGATATCCAGTTGTTTTCTTCCTGGATCCGGCCCGAGAGAGATGACCTGTTTCAGTACTCAGGCCTGGAGCTTTTGCTTAACCGGTACGTAATACGTGACCATCAGGGGAACCCTCTGGAGACACCCCAGGAAATGTTTATGGGAATTGCCATGCACCTGGCTATGAAGGAGACAAAGGATCGATCCCATTGGGTGAAACGTTTTTATGACATGCTGAGTCTTTTACAAGTCACCATGGCCACACCGACCCTGTCAAATGCCAGAAAACCGTATCATCAGCTCTCTTCCTGCTTCATTGACACTGTGCCGGACAGCCTGGACGGCATCTACAAAAGCATCGACAGCTTTGCCAAAGTCAGCAAGTTCGGAGGCGGCATGGGGCTTTATTTCGGCAAGGTACGGGCCAGCGGAAGCTCTATCCGGGGCTTTCAGGGAGCCGCCGGAGGTGTGATCCGCTGGATCCGTCTGGCAAACGATACTGCTGTCGCGGTGGACCAGCTTGGAATGCGCCAGGGCGCCGTGGCCGTCTATCTTGATGTGTGGCACAGGGATCTTCCGGAATTCTTAAATCTCAGAACAAACAACGGAGATGAGCGCATGAAGGCACATGACGTCTTCCCCGCAGTGTGTTATCCCGATTATTTCTGGGAACAGGCACGGGATAATATAGAAGGAGATTGGTATTTAATGTGTCCCCATGAGATCCTCACCGTAAAAGGATATTCTCTGGAAGATTGCTGGGGCAGTGAATGGACGGAAAAATATTTGGACTGTGTCCGGGATGAACGGATTAAAAAACGTGTAATTCCTATAAAAGAGATCGTCCGTATGATCATAAAAAGTGCCGCGGAAACCGGGACTCCGTTTACCTTCAACAGAGACCATGTAAACCGCGCAAATCCCAACCAGCATAAAGGCATCATTTACTGCAGCAATCTATGTACCGAGATTGCCCAGAACATGAGTGCCTCAGAACAGACGGAGCAGAAAATCCAGATCATTGACGGCGAGGAGGTCGTAGTGACTGTCACCAAGCCCGGTGACTTTGTGGTGTGTAATCTGGCGAGCCTTTCACTTGGCAACCTGCCTGTCACGGACTATGACAAGCTGGCATACGTGACTGAGAGCGCTGTCAGGGCCCTTGACAATGTCATTGACCTGAATTATTTTCCGGTTCCTTTTGCTGAGATCAACAGCAAAAGATACCGTCCCGTGGGACTGGGTGTCAGCGGATACCACCATATGCTGGCAAAACATAAAATCCAGTGGGAGAGCGAGGACCATCTTACATTTGCGGAAAAGGTGTTCTCCGATATCCACTATGCCGCCCTGGAGGCCAGCAGCCGGATCGCGCAGGAAAAAGGAAGCTATCCGTACTATCAGGGAAGTGACTGGCAGACAGGCGCTTATTTTTCAAAGAGAAATCTAGTAAACGGACGCTGGAAAGAGCTTCAAGACCGCATCCAGGAACACGGCCTGCGAAACGGTTATCTGCTTGCTGCAGCTCCTACCAGCAGCACAAGTATCATTGCGGGAACCACAGCAGGTCTGGATCCTGTCATGAATCGGTACTTTTTAGAGGAAAAAAAATACGGCCTTGTCCCAAGAGTGGCCCCTGAACTTTCCATGGATACCTTTTGGTATTATAAAAACGCCCATTATATCGACCAGACATGGACGGTGCGCGCGTGTGGAGTCCGCCAAAGACACATTGACCAGGCCCAGAGTATGAATCTATATATAACAAATGAATACACCTTCCGTAAGGTTCTGGACCTTTACATTCTGGCCTGGGAACAGGGGGTAAAGACGATTTATTACATGCGCTCCAAAAGCCTGGAGGTGGAAGATTGTGAAGTTTGTTCTTCATGA
- a CDS encoding MurR/RpiR family transcriptional regulator, with protein MRLETLIEENYDKLNENDMSIWNYILRHKEECQTMSIQELAKHCHVSHTTVSRFTHKLGMEGFGELKIFLKWDSRDQESFDAREIERVYQDYIKTLDMMMDRDCSDVLELLSEAGQIYVYGSGAVQKNAARELKKNLLFLDYLCNLIEGREEIKMVLEIVREGDVFFLFSLSGENAFVNELAGRLRAKGVRIISVTKVGNNELSRLSDISLQFYAHPVMKGRYNSDVYMTAQFFVVNEFLLLKGLEYQENEGR; from the coding sequence ATGAGACTGGAGACGCTGATCGAAGAAAACTATGACAAATTAAATGAGAATGATATGAGTATCTGGAACTATATCCTGCGCCATAAGGAGGAATGCCAGACCATGTCCATCCAGGAGCTTGCAAAGCATTGCCATGTGTCCCACACCACGGTTTCCCGCTTTACCCACAAATTAGGAATGGAAGGGTTCGGTGAGCTGAAGATCTTTTTAAAATGGGACAGCAGGGACCAGGAGTCCTTTGATGCCAGGGAGATCGAACGTGTTTACCAGGATTATATTAAGACGCTGGACATGATGATGGACAGGGACTGCTCCGATGTCCTGGAACTGCTGTCAGAGGCCGGACAGATCTACGTTTACGGCAGCGGTGCGGTCCAGAAGAATGCGGCCAGGGAATTAAAAAAGAATCTTCTTTTCCTGGACTATCTGTGCAATCTCATTGAGGGCAGGGAAGAGATCAAGATGGTACTGGAGATCGTGAGAGAAGGGGATGTGTTCTTTTTGTTTTCCCTGTCCGGTGAAAATGCATTTGTCAATGAACTGGCCGGAAGGCTCAGGGCCAAGGGGGTCAGAATCATTTCTGTGACAAAGGTGGGCAATAACGAGCTGTCACGGCTCAGCGATATCAGCCTGCAGTTCTACGCCCATCCGGTTATGAAAGGCAGATATAATTCCGATGTGTATATGACGGCCCAGTTTTTTGTCGTCAACGAATTTCTGCTGCTCAAGGGTCTTGAGTATCAGGAAAACGAAGGCCGGTAG
- a CDS encoding alpha-glucoside-specific PTS transporter subunit IIBC, with the protein MMQKIQKFGGAMFTPVLLFAFAGIVIGIGTLFTTETIMGSLAAPSSMWYKCWNVLLQGGWTVFNQLPLLFVVGLPIGMAKKQNARCCMEALVLYLTFHYFLSTILSQWGGVFGVDFAQEVGGTSGLTMIANIKTLDMGMMGALAIAGIVIYLHNRFFDTELPEWLGTFSGSTFVFMVGFFVMVPVAVLAAFLWPKIQLGMFAFQGFVKGAGALGIWVFVFLERALIPFGLHHILYSPFYYDNVVVPGGLYSYWATKLPEIAASTASLKSLVPVAGFTSTGFSKIFGCPGIALAFYSTAKKEKKKKILGLLIPITLTAIFCGVTEPIEFTFLFVAPVLFVVHALLAATLSTTMYLAGIVGIHSGGAIEMASLNWIPLMGNHWKQYLLLLVIGLVFTGIYFVVFKFLIQKFDFKTPGREDDDEIKFASKEEYREKKGSKEEQKVQFANLILEGLGGRDNIVDVTNCATRLRVNVKDETLCKDDPYFKSIGAHGCSVNGKSYQVIIGLKVPSVRDDFESLL; encoded by the coding sequence ATGATGCAGAAAATTCAAAAATTCGGCGGGGCGATGTTTACTCCGGTTCTCTTGTTTGCCTTTGCAGGTATTGTCATAGGGATCGGAACTCTGTTTACCACAGAGACGATCATGGGAAGCCTTGCTGCTCCGTCCAGTATGTGGTACAAGTGCTGGAATGTACTCCTGCAGGGCGGCTGGACCGTCTTTAACCAACTACCACTGTTGTTTGTGGTCGGACTGCCGATCGGAATGGCAAAGAAACAAAATGCCCGGTGCTGCATGGAGGCACTGGTACTCTATCTTACCTTCCACTATTTCCTGAGTACCATTCTCTCTCAATGGGGAGGAGTTTTCGGTGTTGATTTTGCACAGGAAGTTGGCGGCACAAGCGGACTTACAATGATTGCAAACATTAAAACCCTGGATATGGGGATGATGGGCGCCCTTGCGATTGCGGGGATCGTTATTTATTTACATAACCGTTTCTTTGACACGGAACTTCCTGAGTGGCTGGGAACTTTCAGCGGTTCTACTTTTGTGTTCATGGTCGGATTTTTTGTTATGGTTCCGGTAGCAGTGCTTGCAGCATTCTTATGGCCCAAAATACAGCTTGGTATGTTTGCATTCCAGGGATTTGTCAAAGGAGCCGGTGCTCTGGGTATCTGGGTATTCGTTTTCCTTGAGAGGGCATTGATCCCATTTGGCCTGCACCATATTTTATACTCACCGTTCTATTATGATAATGTGGTCGTGCCTGGAGGTCTTTATTCATACTGGGCAACCAAACTGCCAGAGATTGCAGCATCAACTGCATCTTTAAAATCACTCGTGCCAGTAGCTGGATTTACATCTACAGGTTTTTCAAAGATTTTCGGATGTCCGGGAATTGCGCTGGCCTTCTACTCAACAGCAAAGAAAGAAAAGAAAAAGAAAATTTTAGGCTTATTGATTCCGATCACCCTGACTGCTATTTTCTGTGGTGTTACAGAGCCGATTGAGTTTACATTCCTGTTTGTGGCTCCAGTATTGTTCGTTGTTCACGCACTGCTGGCTGCGACCTTGTCAACCACCATGTATCTGGCAGGTATCGTAGGAATCCACTCTGGCGGAGCTATAGAGATGGCATCCCTAAACTGGATTCCACTCATGGGAAATCACTGGAAACAATATTTACTTTTACTTGTTATTGGGCTTGTATTTACTGGAATTTATTTTGTAGTGTTTAAGTTCCTCATCCAGAAGTTTGACTTTAAGACACCGGGACGTGAAGATGACGACGAAATAAAATTTGCGTCCAAAGAAGAGTACCGTGAAAAGAAAGGTTCCAAAGAGGAACAAAAGGTCCAGTTTGCCAATTTGATCTTAGAAGGTCTGGGAGGCAGGGACAACATTGTGGATGTGACAAACTGTGCAACAAGACTCAGGGTCAATGTAAAGGATGAGACTTTATGCAAAGATGACCCATATTTCAAATCCATCGGAGCCCATGGCTGTTCTGTCAACGGAAAGTCATACCAGGTGATCATCGGCCTGAAGGTACCGAGTGTGCGGGATGATTTTGAAAGTTTACTGTAA
- a CDS encoding 6-phospho-alpha-glucosidase, with protein MEKQKYAVTVAGGGSTFTPGIALMLLEHMDRFPIRKIMFYDNDAERQETVAKACEIYLKEHAPEIEFGYTTDPETAFTDIDFVLAHIRVGKYAMRELDEKIPLKYGVLGQETCGPGGIAYGMRSIGGVIEILDYMEQYSPDAWMLNYSNPAAIVAEATRRLRPNSKILNICDMPIDLEEKMANMVGLSSRKEMQVGYYGLNHFGWWHKIYDKNGNDLMPQIKEHMKANGFADALSDTNQHVDESWVHTFQKARDVYAVDPDTIPNTYLKYYLFQDYVVETSNAEYTRANEVMDGREKFVFGECERIIANGTSEGCAFEADAHATYIVDLACAIAENTQERFLLIVPNEGAVENFDRTAMVEIPCIVGCNGYEKICQGAIPQFQKGLMEQQVSVEKLTVEAWIEGSYQKLWQALTLSKTVPSARIAKLILDDLIEANKDFWTELK; from the coding sequence ATGGAAAAGCAGAAATATGCAGTTACAGTGGCAGGCGGGGGAAGTACTTTCACACCGGGGATCGCACTGATGCTCTTAGAGCACATGGACCGTTTCCCGATCAGAAAGATTATGTTTTATGACAACGATGCCGAGAGACAGGAAACAGTGGCAAAGGCATGTGAGATTTACTTAAAAGAGCATGCGCCGGAGATTGAATTCGGATATACGACAGATCCTGAGACAGCGTTTACGGACATTGATTTTGTACTGGCACATATCCGGGTAGGAAAATATGCCATGAGGGAACTGGATGAAAAAATTCCGTTAAAATACGGGGTACTTGGACAGGAAACCTGTGGACCGGGAGGTATTGCTTACGGAATGCGTTCCATCGGAGGAGTGATCGAGATTCTTGACTATATGGAGCAGTATTCACCGGATGCATGGATGCTGAACTATTCAAATCCGGCGGCAATCGTGGCAGAAGCGACCAGAAGGCTGCGTCCGAACTCTAAGATCCTGAATATCTGTGATATGCCGATTGATTTGGAAGAAAAGATGGCGAACATGGTTGGACTTTCCTCCAGAAAAGAAATGCAGGTGGGATATTACGGACTGAATCATTTTGGATGGTGGCATAAGATCTATGATAAGAATGGAAACGACTTAATGCCTCAGATTAAGGAACATATGAAGGCGAATGGTTTTGCGGATGCATTGTCTGACACAAATCAGCATGTGGATGAGAGCTGGGTACATACGTTCCAAAAGGCAAGAGATGTGTATGCAGTAGATCCTGACACAATCCCGAACACTTATCTAAAATATTACCTGTTCCAGGATTATGTAGTGGAAACTTCTAATGCAGAATACACAAGAGCCAATGAGGTCATGGACGGCAGAGAGAAATTTGTCTTTGGAGAGTGCGAACGGATCATTGCAAATGGAACCAGCGAAGGCTGTGCATTTGAGGCAGATGCCCACGCAACCTACATTGTTGATCTTGCATGTGCCATCGCAGAAAATACACAGGAAAGATTCCTTTTGATTGTTCCTAACGAAGGGGCAGTGGAAAACTTTGACCGCACAGCTATGGTTGAGATTCCTTGTATCGTGGGATGCAATGGTTATGAAAAGATCTGTCAGGGAGCAATTCCACAGTTCCAGAAAGGTCTTATGGAGCAGCAGGTCAGCGTAGAAAAACTCACAGTGGAAGCATGGATCGAGGGAAGTTACCAGAAGTTATGGCAGGCACTGACACTGTCAAAAACCGTTCCGAGCGCAAGAATCGCAAAACTGATTCTGGACGATCTGATCGAAGCAAACAAAGACTTCTGGACGGAATTGAAATAA
- a CDS encoding ABC-F family ATP-binding cassette domain-containing protein: MSLLEIKELSHIFGDKILFENTEFQLNKGEHVGIVGPNGAGKSTLLNICTGQITPDSGRVIWQPKASYGCLDQYAHMESEITIADFLRSAFHELYTMEEQMNLLYAQAASGDEESLSRAARYQEQLETRDFYQTDTRIEQVASGLGLLPLGLDRKVGQISGGQRAKVILAKLLLEKPSVLLLDEPTNFLDKEHVTWLSDYLSGLSNAFMVVSHDNDFLEKTVNRICDLQNKSLTKYYGTYSEFLKKKTFLQEESVRRYAAQQKRIKETEDFIRRNIAGRKSKMAKGRQKQLERIDRLDDPALTTPRPHFNFSTLPVTNADHLSVRNMAVGYEYPLLSGLSFAVKGGQKLVITGFNGIGKSTLLKTLTGQIKALHGTFSFSEQVTLGYFEQDLVWQDPSRTPVQTVSDHDPALPVKKVRQHLARCGISSQHARQEIGTLSGGEQAKVKLCLLTLRPCNFLIMDEPTNHLDVQAKEALKAALENFPGTVLLVSHEESFYRDWADRIICVGMIK; this comes from the coding sequence ATGAGTTTATTAGAGATTAAAGAATTATCCCATATCTTTGGTGATAAAATATTATTTGAAAATACAGAATTCCAGCTTAACAAGGGAGAACACGTTGGAATTGTAGGCCCCAACGGGGCAGGAAAGAGCACCCTTTTAAACATCTGTACCGGACAGATCACTCCTGACTCAGGCCGTGTCATCTGGCAACCGAAGGCTTCTTATGGATGCCTGGACCAGTATGCGCACATGGAGTCTGAGATCACCATTGCAGACTTTTTGAGATCAGCTTTCCATGAGTTGTATACCATGGAAGAACAGATGAATCTTCTGTATGCACAGGCGGCCTCAGGAGATGAAGAATCTCTCTCCCGTGCTGCCCGATACCAGGAGCAGCTGGAGACGAGAGATTTTTACCAGACTGACACCCGGATTGAACAGGTGGCATCCGGTCTGGGTCTGCTCCCCTTAGGCCTTGACCGCAAGGTTGGACAGATCAGCGGCGGGCAGCGCGCAAAGGTGATCCTTGCGAAGCTTCTATTAGAAAAGCCCTCTGTCCTGCTGCTGGATGAGCCCACCAACTTCTTAGATAAAGAGCATGTGACATGGCTGTCAGACTACCTCTCAGGGCTATCCAATGCCTTTATGGTGGTCTCCCATGACAATGACTTTTTGGAGAAGACCGTCAACCGCATATGTGATCTGCAAAACAAAAGCCTGACAAAATATTATGGAACCTACTCTGAGTTCTTAAAGAAGAAAACATTTTTACAGGAAGAGTCTGTCCGCCGTTATGCTGCCCAACAGAAAAGGATCAAAGAAACAGAAGATTTTATCCGCAGAAACATTGCGGGAAGGAAATCTAAGATGGCCAAAGGACGCCAGAAACAGCTTGAGAGGATCGACCGATTAGATGACCCTGCCTTGACAACACCCCGCCCGCATTTTAACTTCTCCACTCTGCCCGTGACCAATGCGGATCATTTATCCGTCAGAAATATGGCAGTGGGTTATGAGTATCCGTTGCTCTCCGGTCTTTCATTTGCTGTAAAAGGAGGGCAGAAACTTGTGATCACAGGTTTCAACGGGATCGGAAAATCCACACTGCTGAAAACCCTGACTGGACAGATAAAGGCTCTTCACGGAACATTTTCTTTTTCAGAACAGGTCACTTTAGGATACTTTGAACAGGACCTAGTCTGGCAGGATCCATCCCGGACACCGGTCCAGACCGTATCAGATCATGATCCCGCCCTTCCGGTAAAAAAGGTCCGACAGCATCTGGCCCGGTGCGGTATCTCCAGCCAGCATGCAAGGCAGGAGATAGGCACATTAAGCGGCGGCGAACAGGCCAAGGTTAAATTGTGCCTGCTGACCTTGAGACCCTGCAACTTTTTGATCATGGATGAGCCCACAAATCATTTGGACGTGCAGGCAAAGGAGGCCCTGAAGGCTGCCCTGGAAAACTTTCCGGGTACAGTACTGCTCGTATCCCACGAGGAATCCTTTTACCGGGACTGGGCGGACCGTATTATCTGTGTGGGAATGATAAAATGA
- a CDS encoding CatA-like O-acetyltransferase: MDYKYLRMEDCKRKEHFEYFNSLSYPYVGLTVNIDITSLLNTTKAENLPFFLTICYCVSKAANGIPEFRQRILHHKIIEFDNCKTSHTLALEDGTYCYCTLDSTVPFSEFLPYAVREQEAAKQNRTINEDDDICGKIFISSLPWISYTSLVQPVPIPADSNPRITWGKYFVQEGKVMMPVSVLCHHGLVDGIHIADFYKLLDKHILAICQP; the protein is encoded by the coding sequence ATGGATTACAAATACTTAAGAATGGAAGATTGCAAGAGAAAAGAGCATTTTGAATATTTTAACAGTTTAAGTTACCCATATGTTGGACTGACCGTAAACATTGATATTACAAGTTTATTAAATACGACAAAAGCAGAAAATCTCCCGTTTTTTCTTACCATCTGCTACTGCGTTTCAAAAGCGGCAAATGGTATTCCGGAATTTAGGCAGCGGATACTCCATCATAAAATCATAGAATTTGATAACTGCAAAACATCTCATACGCTGGCATTAGAGGACGGTACCTATTGCTATTGTACCCTTGACAGTACTGTCCCTTTTTCAGAGTTTCTACCTTATGCGGTCCGGGAACAGGAGGCCGCAAAGCAGAATAGAACTATAAACGAAGATGATGATATATGCGGCAAGATTTTTATTTCCTCGTTGCCCTGGATTTCTTACACCTCTCTTGTTCAGCCTGTACCTATTCCAGCAGATAGTAATCCAAGAATCACATGGGGAAAGTATTTTGTTCAGGAAGGTAAGGTGATGATGCCTGTCTCTGTGCTGTGCCATCATGGCCTAGTTGATGGGATACACATTGCTGACTTCTATAAATTATTGGACAAACATATTCTTGCAATCTGTCAGCCATAG
- a CDS encoding DeoR/GlpR family DNA-binding transcription regulator, with product MFVEERQQKILELLHENQKVKVKELSQMFKVTEDCIRKDLASMEGRHLLKRAYGGAVLAESQHPGHTNAVSSRKEKNLKEKQRIAKKAVKLIKDGDVVFLDTSTTNLELAREIIRTKRQVTVVSCMLDIANVFAAGGSTGFILLGGEFNRSQIGFLGNLTLSMMENFRFDLCFMGVVGADVMENAITTYVPEDGAMKQSAISKSRRSYLMMETKKFDFQANYVFADFTQIDGVICETEPSEQVRAALKEFGTEIIV from the coding sequence ATGTTTGTAGAAGAAAGACAGCAAAAGATTCTAGAGCTTTTGCATGAAAATCAAAAAGTAAAAGTGAAAGAACTGAGCCAGATGTTTAAAGTGACGGAAGACTGTATCCGAAAAGATCTGGCCAGCATGGAAGGCCGCCATCTTTTAAAACGCGCTTATGGGGGTGCCGTTTTGGCGGAAAGCCAGCATCCGGGGCACACCAATGCGGTTTCTTCCAGAAAAGAAAAAAATCTCAAAGAGAAACAAAGGATCGCAAAAAAGGCGGTAAAGCTCATAAAGGACGGGGATGTAGTGTTTCTGGACACCTCTACGACGAATCTGGAGCTGGCAAGGGAGATCATCAGAACAAAACGGCAGGTCACAGTAGTGAGTTGTATGCTGGATATCGCCAATGTGTTTGCGGCGGGCGGCAGTACTGGTTTTATCCTTTTGGGAGGGGAATTCAACCGCTCCCAGATAGGATTTCTAGGGAACCTGACACTTTCTATGATGGAAAACTTCAGGTTCGATCTTTGTTTTATGGGAGTTGTGGGAGCGGATGTCATGGAAAACGCCATCACAACCTACGTTCCGGAGGACGGGGCCATGAAGCAAAGTGCCATTAGCAAAAGCCGCAGAAGCTACCTGATGATGGAGACAAAGAAGTTTGATTTCCAGGCTAACTATGTATTTGCGGATTTTACTCAGATCGATGGTGTCATCTGTGAAACAGAGCCCTCAGAGCAGGTGAGGGCAGCTCTTAAAGAGTTTGGAACAGAAATCATTGTGTAA